A stretch of Fundicoccus culcitae DNA encodes these proteins:
- the ptsP gene encoding phosphoenolpyruvate--protein phosphotransferase produces the protein MATLKITGTAASDGIAIAPVYLLTQPSLEFERVTVEDSTQEINRLQDAISVAKGQIEKIHQIALQSLGQEEAQVFEAHLLVLEDPEFTGQIESKIETEKVNAEAALKDVSDLFISMFEGMVDNPYMQERAADIRDVSERVLAALLGVNLPNPATISEEVIIIADDLTPSDTAQLNKQYVKAFVTNVGGRTSHSAIMARSLEIPAIVGTKTITTDVKEGDLLIVDALEGVVLVNPTDEEIATYQQRAQVYEAQKVELAKLVSEPTVTRDGKQLELASNIGTPKDVPAAIANGAEGIGLYRTEFLYMDSADFPTEDEQYEAYKSVLEQMEGKPVVVRTMDIGGDKELPYLELPDEMNPFLGYRAIRISLDQQDMFKTQLRALLRSSVAGKLRIMFPMIATLNEFRAAKAILEEAKQELLDEGVAVADDIQVGIMIEIPAAAVLAKQFAKEVDFFSIGTNDLIQYTMAADRMNERVSYLYQPYNPSILTLIKNVIDAAHAEGKWVGMCGEMAGDQMAVPLLVGLGLDEFSMSATSILKTRSLISKLDSNEMKVLADKAVNECGTVEEVVALVEEAMAKLD, from the coding sequence ATGGCTACACTTAAGATAACAGGAACAGCAGCGAGCGATGGCATTGCTATTGCTCCTGTTTATTTATTGACGCAGCCGAGCTTAGAGTTTGAACGTGTGACCGTAGAGGATAGTACTCAAGAAATTAATCGTCTACAAGATGCGATATCAGTCGCTAAAGGTCAAATCGAAAAGATTCACCAAATAGCTCTGCAATCACTTGGTCAAGAAGAAGCTCAAGTGTTCGAAGCACATTTACTTGTGTTAGAGGACCCTGAGTTTACAGGACAAATTGAAAGTAAGATTGAAACCGAAAAAGTAAATGCAGAAGCAGCCTTAAAGGATGTTTCGGATTTATTTATTTCAATGTTTGAAGGTATGGTTGATAACCCATATATGCAAGAAAGAGCGGCAGATATCCGTGATGTTTCAGAACGTGTATTAGCAGCGTTACTAGGCGTTAATTTGCCAAATCCGGCAACCATTTCTGAAGAAGTAATTATTATAGCTGATGATTTAACACCAAGTGACACTGCGCAATTGAACAAACAATATGTTAAAGCTTTTGTGACTAATGTTGGTGGACGTACCTCGCATTCAGCTATCATGGCTCGGTCATTAGAAATTCCAGCAATTGTAGGAACAAAAACAATTACGACAGATGTTAAAGAAGGCGATTTATTAATTGTTGATGCTTTAGAAGGTGTTGTTTTAGTCAATCCTACGGATGAAGAAATAGCTACTTATCAACAACGAGCACAAGTGTACGAAGCACAAAAAGTTGAATTAGCAAAACTTGTTTCTGAGCCAACCGTTACGCGTGACGGAAAACAGCTTGAATTAGCCAGTAACATTGGAACACCTAAAGATGTTCCAGCTGCTATTGCCAATGGCGCTGAAGGTATCGGATTATACCGTACAGAGTTCCTGTATATGGATTCTGCTGATTTTCCAACTGAAGATGAACAATATGAAGCTTATAAATCTGTTTTAGAACAGATGGAGGGTAAACCAGTTGTTGTTCGTACAATGGATATTGGGGGAGACAAGGAATTACCTTACTTAGAATTGCCGGATGAAATGAATCCATTTTTAGGGTATCGTGCCATTCGTATTTCGCTAGATCAACAAGATATGTTTAAAACACAGTTACGCGCATTGTTACGTTCATCAGTTGCAGGGAAACTACGTATAATGTTCCCTATGATTGCAACATTGAATGAATTTAGGGCAGCTAAAGCGATTCTTGAAGAAGCTAAACAAGAATTACTTGATGAAGGCGTGGCGGTTGCAGATGATATCCAAGTGGGGATTATGATTGAAATACCGGCTGCAGCTGTTTTAGCTAAACAATTTGCTAAAGAGGTTGATTTCTTTAGTATTGGAACGAATGATTTAATTCAATATACGATGGCTGCAGACCGTATGAATGAACGGGTATCTTACTTATACCAACCGTATAACCCTTCAATCTTAACTTTAATTAAAAATGTGATTGATGCAGCACATGCTGAAGGAAAATGGGTAGGTATGTGTGGTGAGATGGCTGGTGATCAAATGGCTGTGCCACTATTAGTAGGTTTAGGATTGGATGAGTTTTCAATGAGTGCTACAAGCATCTTGAAAACACGTAGTTTAATTAGCAAATTAGACTCAAATGAAATGAAAGTTTTAGCCGATAAAGCTGTTAATGAATGTGGAACAGTAGAGGAAGTTGTTGCATTAGTGGAAGAAGCAATGGCAAAACTAGATTAA
- a CDS encoding YqeG family HAD IIIA-type phosphatase: MKKYFTPNWKINSIYNITAEDLLNHGYRAVIIDLDNTLLAWNQADHTVEMAEWMEEISQAQIKVYILSNNKLQRVARVAEPLKIQYSANAMKPFKKSFKKAVDHLAVPNEEIVVIGDQLMTDVFGANRFGLDSILVRPIASNDIIYTRLNRLLEKIIFKCVGIDRHADWGETLDD; the protein is encoded by the coding sequence ATGAAGAAGTATTTTACTCCAAATTGGAAAATTAATTCCATTTACAATATTACAGCTGAAGATTTATTAAACCATGGTTATCGGGCTGTTATTATTGATTTGGACAATACGCTTCTTGCATGGAATCAAGCTGATCACACAGTAGAAATGGCTGAATGGATGGAAGAAATTTCCCAGGCGCAGATTAAAGTTTATATTTTGTCCAATAACAAACTTCAGCGAGTGGCTAGAGTAGCCGAACCATTAAAAATCCAATATAGTGCTAATGCGATGAAGCCCTTCAAGAAAAGTTTTAAAAAAGCTGTTGACCATTTAGCGGTACCTAATGAAGAAATTGTTGTAATCGGTGATCAATTAATGACTGATGTTTTTGGAGCTAATCGATTTGGTCTAGATTCAATTCTTGTCCGGCCGATAGCGTCGAATGATATTATTTACACAAGATTAAATCGATTACTTGAAAAAATTATTTTTAAATGTGTCGGTATTGATCGACATGCTGATTGGGGAGAAACTTTAGATGACTGA
- a CDS encoding glycosyltransferase has product MNIGLFTDSYFPQVSGVATSIETLRNQLEHRGHKVIIFTTTDPNATMERGIVRLPSVPFVSFQDRRIAYRGFDRCLKIAREYNLDIVHTHTEFSLGLAGKYIASRLKIPNIHTYHTMYEKYTHYIFNGELIQANHVRVLSRMFCEKTQGVITPSVITSNKLREYNIKVPIAVIPTGVEIPSFDEARRQTFRTQLGYTDEDVVLLSLSRLSKEKNVDQVIAAFKEINQANTSTKLLVVGDGPARADLELQAKDCSAVSFVGEIDHSSVQQFYQAADLYVNASDSETQGLTYLESFANRLPIVAKSNSYLESIMPDVQFGALFDEEHSMTDVVLDYLKNKAEGIIPEIEAESLVGISAEHFGEEVEKFYHQTILNFSHQDNTMFDKLYTSIKELIHDVVIGGGSKNE; this is encoded by the coding sequence ATGAACATAGGATTGTTTACAGATTCATATTTTCCTCAAGTAAGTGGTGTGGCTACATCGATTGAGACACTTCGCAATCAATTAGAGCATCGAGGACATAAGGTCATTATTTTTACGACAACCGATCCAAACGCAACAATGGAGCGTGGTATCGTTAGATTACCAAGTGTTCCATTTGTTAGTTTTCAAGATAGAAGGATTGCTTATCGAGGATTTGATCGTTGTCTCAAAATTGCTAGAGAATATAATTTAGATATTGTTCATACGCATACAGAATTTAGTCTTGGGCTAGCGGGGAAATATATTGCGAGTCGTTTAAAAATACCAAATATTCACACCTATCATACGATGTATGAAAAATATACACATTATATTTTTAATGGTGAATTAATTCAAGCTAATCATGTTCGCGTGTTATCTAGAATGTTTTGCGAGAAAACACAAGGTGTAATTACACCTAGTGTCATTACATCCAATAAATTAAGAGAGTATAATATCAAAGTTCCCATAGCAGTTATACCGACAGGTGTTGAAATACCGTCTTTTGATGAAGCAAGACGACAAACCTTTCGGACGCAGTTAGGTTATACTGATGAAGATGTGGTTTTGTTATCTTTAAGTCGATTGTCAAAAGAAAAAAATGTTGACCAAGTAATTGCTGCCTTTAAGGAAATTAATCAAGCAAACACGTCGACAAAGTTATTAGTCGTCGGGGATGGTCCAGCAAGAGCTGATTTAGAGCTACAGGCAAAAGATTGTTCGGCCGTTTCATTTGTTGGTGAAATAGATCATTCAAGTGTCCAACAATTTTATCAGGCAGCAGATTTATATGTTAATGCTAGCGATTCTGAAACACAAGGTCTCACTTATCTGGAGTCTTTTGCCAATCGTTTGCCAATTGTAGCTAAATCTAATTCATATTTAGAATCGATTATGCCTGATGTTCAGTTTGGGGCATTATTTGATGAGGAACATAGTATGACGGATGTCGTGTTAGACTATTTAAAGAATAAAGCCGAAGGTATAATTCCTGAAATTGAAGCCGAGTCACTTGTGGGTATATCAGCAGAACATTTTGGTGAAGAAGTTGAAAAATTCTATCATCAAACAATTTTAAATTTTTCACATCAAGACAATACAATGTTTGATAAACTTTATACATCTATTAAAGAATTAATACATGATGTTGTTATTGGAGGAGGAAGTAAGAATGAATAA
- the yqeH gene encoding ribosome biogenesis GTPase YqeH → MTDIIQCVGCGSIIQTTDPEQAGYLPASALEKSLEKGTLYCQRCFKLRHYNQLQDLTISDDVFLDKLSEIAEDKAFVICMIDIFDVEGSLIHGLPRFIGNQPFIVFVNKMDLLPKSTNQKRVKQWIQRLLKDNGLYPNDIILGSASKNNTLADLREIIEKEARNSNIYIVGVTNVGKSTLINHLIEYYGGDKEVITTSNHPGTTLDMIKVPVNDKYAIIDTPGVIHRTQLTLHLNREELKMVLPNKMIKPTTFQLNPDQTIFIGGIGRVDFIKGEKTSFTFYVSNNLYLHRTKTERATTFYDDHIGELLQPPFKENLESFGDLSARTIKLSANQDIAISGLGWFTVNHDVEVVLWIPKGVGVSIRDSII, encoded by the coding sequence ATGACTGATATAATACAATGCGTGGGTTGTGGTTCAATTATTCAAACAACAGATCCCGAACAAGCAGGCTATTTACCTGCGTCTGCACTTGAAAAAAGTTTAGAGAAGGGAACGTTGTATTGTCAAAGATGTTTTAAGTTAAGACATTATAACCAATTACAAGATTTAACAATTTCTGACGATGTCTTCTTGGATAAATTAAGTGAAATCGCTGAAGATAAAGCTTTTGTTATTTGTATGATTGATATATTTGATGTTGAAGGGAGTCTTATACACGGCTTGCCTAGATTTATTGGCAATCAACCTTTTATTGTATTTGTTAATAAAATGGATTTGTTGCCTAAATCAACCAATCAAAAGCGTGTGAAACAATGGATTCAAAGACTTCTGAAAGATAACGGACTTTACCCTAATGATATTATTTTGGGTAGTGCAAGCAAGAATAATACCTTAGCTGATTTGCGAGAAATCATTGAGAAGGAAGCTCGCAATAGTAATATATATATTGTAGGTGTAACGAATGTTGGTAAATCTACGTTAATTAACCATTTAATTGAGTATTACGGCGGGGATAAAGAAGTAATTACTACTTCAAATCATCCAGGAACGACCTTAGATATGATTAAAGTGCCTGTTAATGATAAATATGCCATTATCGATACGCCTGGAGTAATCCATCGAACACAATTAACCTTACATTTAAATCGGGAAGAGTTAAAGATGGTTTTACCAAACAAAATGATTAAACCAACCACTTTTCAATTAAATCCTGATCAAACGATATTTATTGGTGGTATTGGGCGTGTTGATTTTATTAAAGGCGAAAAGACATCTTTTACATTTTATGTTTCAAATAATTTGTATCTTCATCGTACGAAAACTGAACGTGCCACAACGTTTTATGACGATCACATAGGTGAGTTATTACAACCACCGTTCAAAGAAAATTTGGAGTCGTTTGGAGATTTAAGTGCTAGAACAATCAAGCTATCCGCTAACCAGGATATTGCGATTTCTGGTTTAGGGTGGTTTACGGTTAATCATGATGTTGAAGTCGTTTTATGGATTCCTAAAGGCGTCGGGGTATCAATTAGAGACTCAATTATTTAG
- the yqeK gene encoding bis(5'-nucleosyl)-tetraphosphatase (symmetrical) YqeK, whose product MEYTQDLINCQREDLLMKLKNQISPKRYEHVLGVEETSLKLAQRYNVEREKASIAALLHDYAKEMDHEQMLNLACKYWDEPMLLNASGEIWHGFAAAQIAKDEFHVTDKSILTAIAGHTIGWFEMDDLFKVLYLADYTESGRDFPGVDKARELSKRNLDEAVTFKMTQTLKYLLDERQGIFIPTVDIYNQWVKQN is encoded by the coding sequence ATGGAGTACACACAAGATTTAATTAATTGTCAACGAGAAGACTTATTAATGAAATTAAAGAATCAAATTAGCCCGAAACGCTATGAGCATGTTTTGGGTGTTGAAGAGACTAGTTTAAAATTAGCTCAACGGTATAATGTTGAGCGTGAAAAAGCTTCAATTGCTGCTTTGTTACATGATTATGCAAAAGAAATGGATCATGAACAGATGTTGAATTTAGCGTGCAAGTATTGGGATGAACCTATGTTACTAAATGCTTCTGGTGAGATTTGGCATGGATTTGCAGCCGCTCAAATAGCTAAAGATGAATTTCACGTCACTGATAAAAGTATACTGACAGCTATTGCTGGACACACCATTGGGTGGTTTGAAATGGATGATTTATTCAAAGTTTTATATTTAGCGGATTATACTGAAAGTGGTCGTGATTTCCCAGGTGTAGATAAAGCACGTGAATTATCAAAAAGAAATTTAGATGAAGCGGTAACTTTCAAAATGACGCAAACCTTGAAGTACTTATTGGATGAAAGACAAGGTATTTTTATACCAACGGTTGATATATACAATCAGTGGGTCAAACAAAATTAG
- a CDS encoding YkuJ family protein, translated as MKPSVLTGIIQRLEAMTTTDNEIEVRRFELNGVEKCQVSYDRSTEMFEMTDRETNGVYQFDDLDLVAIEIYELLG; from the coding sequence ATGAAACCATCTGTATTAACTGGTATTATCCAACGTTTAGAGGCTATGACGACAACTGATAATGAAATTGAAGTTCGGCGCTTCGAACTGAATGGAGTCGAAAAATGCCAAGTATCTTACGATCGTTCGACTGAAATGTTTGAAATGACTGATCGTGAAACTAATGGTGTTTATCAATTTGATGATTTAGATTTAGTGGCCATTGAAATATACGAATTACTGGGTTAA
- a CDS encoding phosphocarrier protein HPr codes for MEKREFKVAAETGIHARPATLLVQTASKFSSDLNLEYKGKSVNLKSIMGVMSLGVGQGADVVITADGSDEKEAIEAVTETMKNEGLAE; via the coding sequence ATGGAAAAAAGAGAGTTTAAAGTAGCAGCAGAAACTGGAATTCATGCTCGTCCAGCAACATTATTAGTTCAAACTGCAAGCAAGTTTTCTTCTGATTTAAATTTAGAGTACAAAGGTAAATCAGTTAACTTGAAATCAATCATGGGAGTTATGTCTTTGGGAGTTGGCCAAGGCGCTGATGTAGTAATTACAGCTGACGGTTCAGACGAAAAAGAAGCGATTGAAGCAGTTACTGAAACAATGAAAAATGAAGGTTTAGCTGAATAA
- the rsfS gene encoding ribosome silencing factor, with the protein MGQTKLGGIDIKTVKEKLELIVKAIDDRFGQDIVALEVKDLTPLVDYFVVTHASNDRQLDAIVEAVKDVVEENEIPLKNIEGKDGGKWVLIDLNDIVVHVFYYSERLHYNLEKVWQDAPLVNLSEWINVK; encoded by the coding sequence GTGGGTCAAACAAAATTAGGAGGAATTGATATTAAGACAGTTAAAGAAAAGTTAGAATTAATTGTTAAGGCAATTGATGATCGTTTCGGACAAGATATTGTTGCGTTAGAGGTAAAAGACTTAACCCCACTTGTAGACTATTTTGTTGTCACGCATGCTAGCAATGACCGTCAATTAGATGCGATTGTTGAAGCTGTTAAAGATGTCGTAGAGGAAAATGAAATTCCACTTAAAAATATTGAAGGTAAAGATGGCGGTAAATGGGTGTTAATTGATTTGAACGATATCGTCGTTCATGTATTTTATTATAGTGAGCGACTACATTATAATTTAGAAAAAGTTTGGCAAGATGCACCCTTAGTTAATTTATCAGAATGGATTAATGTAAAATGA
- a CDS encoding DUF1827 family protein: MKIIDVTNSHFDLVNNQLENTDAYHVKVYTIGGTTVIHTQAETHQNIILVNRVRKIHDREIDFTIDFLFHLSSRDNLEILYGHNFVEIESRM, translated from the coding sequence ATGAAAATTATTGATGTAACGAACAGTCATTTTGACTTAGTGAATAACCAATTAGAAAATACTGATGCCTACCATGTTAAAGTCTATACAATTGGCGGAACGACTGTGATACATACTCAAGCTGAAACACATCAAAATATTATCCTAGTAAACCGCGTCCGTAAAATTCATGATCGTGAAATCGACTTTACCATTGATTTTCTATTTCATTTAAGTTCACGTGACAATCTAGAAATATTGTATGGTCACAACTTTGTAGAAATTGAATCACGTATGTAA
- the yhbY gene encoding ribosome assembly RNA-binding protein YhbY, giving the protein MDLNKAQLKYLRKLSHKEKPLFQLGKLGLTDVFIEQIDSALTKRELIKFVILQNSDEDLVEATEIIAERTNATIVQTIGNTAILYRPSAKEKYQEISQEVMALA; this is encoded by the coding sequence TTGGATTTAAATAAAGCTCAATTAAAATATTTACGAAAATTATCACATAAGGAAAAACCCCTTTTTCAACTAGGAAAGTTAGGGTTAACCGATGTATTCATCGAACAAATTGATTCAGCTTTAACCAAAAGAGAATTGATTAAGTTTGTGATTTTACAAAATAGTGATGAGGATTTAGTTGAAGCAACCGAAATCATTGCTGAACGCACAAACGCTACAATTGTTCAGACAATTGGAAACACGGCTATTTTATATCGACCATCAGCAAAAGAAAAATACCAAGAAATTAGCCAAGAAGTAATGGCTTTGGCATAG
- a CDS encoding NAD(P)-dependent oxidoreductase has product MNKIGFIGLGVMGKEMARHLLSTGHEVHVYNRTKQKADELVGYGAHWQDTPYDVAKATDFVLTIVGYPNDVEEVYFSKTGLFAGGHEGQIFIDLTTSTPSLAKQIFEHGQTVGIETLDAPVSGGDIGAKEARLTTMVGGKKETFDQAKQILDCFSAKVTYMGEAGSGQHTKMANQIMIAGTMVGMVETLLYADKMGLDNEKVIEILNSGAAANFSLANYGPRILKEDYSPGFFAKHFLKDLKIAIDEAEKQNLNLPGTKLAASLYEQVVDYGYGDFGTQVLIKYLKETM; this is encoded by the coding sequence ATGAATAAAATTGGATTTATTGGTTTAGGAGTCATGGGAAAAGAAATGGCGCGTCATCTTTTAAGTACGGGTCATGAGGTTCATGTTTATAATCGCACTAAGCAAAAAGCTGATGAATTAGTGGGGTACGGTGCACATTGGCAAGATACGCCTTATGATGTAGCTAAAGCAACCGATTTTGTTTTGACAATCGTCGGTTATCCTAATGATGTTGAAGAAGTCTATTTTTCAAAAACAGGTTTGTTTGCTGGAGGTCATGAAGGGCAAATTTTTATTGATTTAACGACCTCTACTCCAAGTTTAGCTAAACAAATTTTTGAACATGGACAAACCGTTGGCATAGAAACCTTAGATGCACCTGTTTCTGGTGGTGATATTGGAGCCAAAGAAGCTCGTTTAACAACAATGGTCGGTGGTAAGAAAGAAACGTTTGATCAAGCCAAGCAAATTTTAGATTGTTTTAGTGCAAAAGTAACTTACATGGGTGAAGCGGGTAGCGGGCAACATACAAAAATGGCCAATCAGATAATGATTGCTGGTACAATGGTAGGGATGGTTGAAACGTTATTGTATGCTGATAAGATGGGATTAGATAATGAAAAAGTTATCGAAATCTTAAATTCTGGTGCGGCAGCCAATTTCTCATTAGCTAATTATGGCCCGCGTATTCTGAAAGAAGATTATTCGCCTGGCTTTTTTGCTAAGCATTTCTTAAAAGATTTAAAGATTGCTATTGATGAAGCGGAAAAACAGAATTTAAACTTACCAGGCACCAAATTGGCTGCTAGTCTTTATGAACAAGTCGTTGATTATGGGTATGGTGATTTTGGGACACAAGTTTTAATAAAATATTTAAAAGAAACCATGTAA
- a CDS encoding peptide chain release factor 3 gives MNDDLNQKVKKRRTFAIISHPDAGKTTITEQLLLFSGAIREAGTVKAKGKKSNKFAKSDWMEIEKQRGISVTSSVMQVDYDGFQVNILDTPGHEDFSEDTYRTLMAVDAAVMVIDSGKGIEPQTKKLFEVCSMRGIPIFTFMNKLDRDGREPLELVAELEEVLGIDAFPMNWPMGMGKNLLGLYDLYNQRVELKNDDSEVYLPLDDNGEVEGDYDFKQSSIYTQALEDAQLLHEAGNPFDRDLINRGKLTPVFFGSALTGFGVQTFFDAFVDLAPSPSETETEDEQVIQPDDAQFTGFIFKIQANMNPAHRDRIAFIRICSGEFEKGMMVTLNRTQKDIRLAHTTQFMADAREEVETAVAGDIIGLYDTGNFQIGDTIYSGKKSVQFKPLPQFTPELFMRVSPKNVMKQKSFHKGIEQLVQEGAIQLYKTYHTEEYIIGAVGQLQFEVFQYRLLHEYNAEVIMTPLGHKIARWIDPDDLNPNMSSNRNLLAKDRFGNPVFLFENTFAENWFKDKYPDIELKSLL, from the coding sequence ATGAATGATGATTTAAACCAAAAAGTCAAAAAGCGACGCACGTTTGCCATAATATCGCACCCTGATGCCGGTAAAACAACCATAACTGAACAACTCTTATTGTTTTCAGGTGCAATTCGTGAGGCAGGGACTGTAAAAGCTAAAGGGAAAAAATCGAATAAATTTGCAAAATCGGATTGGATGGAAATCGAAAAACAAAGAGGTATTTCTGTAACAAGTTCTGTTATGCAAGTTGATTATGATGGCTTTCAAGTCAATATTTTAGATACTCCTGGGCATGAGGATTTCTCAGAAGATACCTATCGTACTCTTATGGCTGTTGATGCTGCGGTAATGGTTATTGATAGCGGTAAAGGGATTGAACCACAAACGAAGAAATTATTTGAAGTTTGTAGTATGCGGGGCATACCTATTTTTACATTTATGAATAAGCTAGATCGCGATGGACGCGAGCCTTTAGAGTTAGTGGCTGAATTAGAAGAAGTGCTTGGAATAGATGCCTTTCCAATGAATTGGCCGATGGGTATGGGGAAAAATCTTTTAGGTTTATATGATTTATATAACCAACGGGTTGAATTAAAAAATGATGATTCCGAAGTCTATCTTCCTCTTGATGATAATGGTGAAGTTGAAGGAGACTATGACTTTAAGCAATCAAGTATCTATACGCAGGCTTTAGAAGATGCGCAATTATTGCATGAAGCAGGTAATCCGTTTGATCGTGATCTCATCAATCGGGGTAAATTAACGCCAGTCTTTTTTGGTTCAGCTTTGACAGGTTTTGGAGTACAAACATTTTTCGATGCGTTTGTTGATTTAGCGCCTTCTCCAAGTGAAACAGAGACAGAAGATGAACAAGTTATTCAACCTGATGACGCTCAATTTACAGGTTTCATTTTCAAAATCCAAGCTAATATGAATCCAGCTCACCGTGATCGTATTGCTTTCATTCGTATTTGTTCGGGTGAATTTGAAAAAGGAATGATGGTAACTTTAAATCGGACGCAAAAAGATATCCGCTTAGCTCACACGACGCAATTTATGGCGGATGCAAGGGAAGAAGTTGAGACGGCGGTTGCCGGTGATATTATTGGTTTATATGATACTGGGAATTTTCAAATAGGTGATACAATCTATTCGGGTAAGAAAAGTGTCCAATTTAAACCATTACCTCAATTTACACCTGAATTATTTATGCGGGTATCGCCAAAAAATGTTATGAAACAAAAATCGTTCCATAAAGGAATTGAACAATTGGTGCAAGAAGGTGCGATTCAACTTTATAAAACCTATCATACCGAAGAATATATAATTGGGGCTGTTGGTCAACTTCAATTTGAAGTTTTCCAATATCGATTATTGCATGAATATAATGCGGAAGTAATCATGACACCCTTAGGGCATAAAATAGCGCGCTGGATTGACCCAGACGATTTGAATCCTAATATGTCTTCTAATCGTAATTTGTTGGCCAAAGATCGCTTTGGGAACCCTGTTTTTCTATTTGAAAATACCTTTGCTGAAAATTGGTTCAAAGATAAATATCCCGATATAGAGCTGAAATCATTATTGTAA
- a CDS encoding nicotinate-nucleotide adenylyltransferase, whose amino-acid sequence MSIETKIQIFTSLDEVFSVFSYSQEARQPSQFDRNRIGILGGTFNPPHMGHLLMAEQVGNQLDLDEIWFMPTAKPPHAPGKKTIAAQHRLQMVQKAIDNNPLFKLQPYEVNRGGTNYTVDTMRHFVEEYPQSDFYFIIGGDSVNDLTTWREIDVLNQLVQFVGVRRLGSRPYDSPYSIIWVDSPLIDLSSSEIRLRVYLEQSIRYQVPQAVEEYIMKHRLYMEQ is encoded by the coding sequence ATGTCAATTGAGACTAAAATTCAAATTTTCACATCATTGGATGAGGTCTTTAGTGTGTTTTCCTATTCCCAAGAAGCACGTCAACCCTCCCAATTTGATCGGAATCGAATTGGTATTTTAGGAGGAACGTTTAATCCACCACATATGGGACATTTGTTGATGGCGGAACAAGTTGGGAATCAATTAGATCTTGATGAAATTTGGTTTATGCCAACAGCAAAACCGCCACATGCGCCAGGTAAAAAGACGATTGCAGCACAACATCGTTTGCAAATGGTTCAAAAAGCCATTGATAATAATCCTCTGTTTAAATTACAACCTTACGAAGTGAATCGTGGGGGTACAAACTATACGGTTGATACGATGCGACATTTTGTTGAAGAATACCCACAATCTGATTTTTACTTTATTATTGGTGGCGACAGTGTCAATGATTTAACTACCTGGCGTGAAATAGATGTTTTAAATCAATTAGTTCAATTTGTCGGTGTTAGAAGGCTAGGATCAAGACCATATGATTCACCTTATTCGATTATTTGGGTGGATTCACCTTTAATTGATTTATCGTCATCTGAAATTCGTTTGAGAGTCTATTTAGAACAATCGATTCGTTATCAGGTCCCCCAAGCAGTTGAAGAGTATATAATGAAACATCGTTTATACATGGAACAATAG